The Micromonospora sp. NBC_01740 genome includes a window with the following:
- a CDS encoding proprotein convertase P-domain-containing protein, producing MTLPYPAARRWRAGVLTAAVATAVAFGAPAMAAPAEGQILMAGGATAVDDSYIVVFKDTSVGRTDVTKKARDLAGRHRGAVNRTYQNALRGFEARMSEAEAKRLAADPSVRYVQQNHTMRISGTQSPTPSWGLDRLDQRALPLNNSYTYPNTGSGVKAYIIDTGIRFGHSDFGGRAVTGFDSIDGGSADDCNGHGTHVAGTVGGTAYGVAKGVTLVGVRVLDCEGSGTDAGVIQGVDWVTGDHAAGQLAVANMSLGGGFSQALNDAVARSIADGVTYGLAAGNDYGANACNSSPASLLAGITVGSTTNTDARSSFSNIGTCLDIFAPGSSITSAWHTSNTATNSISGTSMATPHVVGAAALVLAANPTFTPQQVRDKLVADATSNAVTSPGTGSPNKLLYVGDGGTTPPPPPPPTGCTQTNGTDVTISDNATVESTITIAGCTGTAGSASTVAVQIVHTYIGDLAVSLVAPDGSAYTLHNRTGGSADNINQTYTVNLSSEVANGTWKLRVQDAGAGDTGYVNSWTLNLGGSGTTNCTGTNANNVTVNDNATVTSSIAIAGCTGTASSTSKVAVQIVHTYVGDLVVSLVAPDGSTYTLHNRTGGSADNINQTYTVNLSTETRNGTWNLRVQDAASGDTGYIDGWTLTL from the coding sequence ATGACACTCCCCTATCCAGCCGCGCGCCGTTGGCGCGCCGGTGTGCTGACCGCCGCCGTCGCCACCGCCGTGGCGTTCGGCGCCCCGGCGATGGCCGCCCCCGCCGAGGGACAGATCCTCATGGCGGGCGGCGCCACCGCCGTCGACGACTCGTACATCGTGGTGTTCAAGGACACCTCGGTGGGCCGGACCGACGTCACGAAGAAGGCGCGTGACCTCGCCGGCCGGCACCGGGGCGCGGTCAACCGGACGTACCAGAACGCGCTGCGCGGGTTCGAGGCGCGGATGTCCGAGGCGGAGGCCAAGCGGCTCGCCGCCGACCCCTCGGTGCGCTACGTCCAGCAGAACCACACCATGCGGATCAGCGGTACGCAGAGCCCCACCCCGTCCTGGGGCCTGGACCGGCTCGACCAGCGCGCACTGCCGCTGAACAACTCGTACACCTACCCGAACACCGGCTCGGGCGTGAAGGCGTACATCATCGACACCGGCATCCGGTTCGGCCACAGCGACTTCGGCGGTCGTGCCGTCACCGGCTTCGACTCCATCGACGGCGGCAGCGCGGACGACTGCAACGGGCACGGCACGCACGTGGCCGGCACGGTCGGCGGCACCGCCTACGGCGTGGCCAAGGGCGTCACGCTGGTCGGCGTCCGGGTGCTCGACTGCGAGGGCAGCGGCACCGACGCCGGCGTCATCCAGGGCGTCGACTGGGTGACCGGCGACCACGCCGCCGGCCAGCTCGCGGTGGCGAACATGAGCCTCGGCGGCGGCTTCAGCCAGGCCCTCAACGACGCGGTGGCCCGCTCCATCGCCGACGGCGTCACCTACGGCCTGGCGGCCGGCAACGACTACGGCGCGAACGCCTGCAACAGCTCGCCGGCCAGCCTCCTCGCCGGCATCACCGTCGGCTCGACCACCAACACCGACGCCCGCTCGTCGTTCTCCAACATCGGCACCTGCCTGGACATCTTCGCGCCCGGCAGCTCGATCACCTCGGCCTGGCACACCAGCAACACGGCCACGAACAGCATCAGCGGCACCTCGATGGCGACCCCGCACGTGGTCGGCGCCGCCGCGCTCGTGCTCGCCGCCAACCCGACGTTCACCCCGCAGCAGGTACGCGACAAGCTCGTCGCCGACGCCACCAGCAACGCGGTGACCAGCCCCGGCACCGGCTCGCCCAACAAGCTGCTGTACGTCGGCGACGGCGGCACCACGCCCCCGCCGCCCCCGCCGCCCACCGGCTGCACCCAGACCAACGGCACCGACGTGACGATCAGCGACAACGCCACGGTGGAGAGCACCATCACCATCGCGGGTTGCACCGGCACCGCCGGCTCCGCCAGCACCGTCGCCGTGCAGATCGTGCACACCTACATCGGTGACCTCGCCGTCAGCCTCGTTGCTCCCGACGGCAGCGCCTACACCCTGCACAACCGCACCGGCGGCTCCGCCGACAACATCAACCAGACCTACACGGTCAACCTCTCCTCCGAGGTCGCCAACGGCACCTGGAAGCTGCGGGTCCAGGACGCGGGCGCCGGCGACACCGGCTACGTGAACAGCTGGACGCTCAACCTGGGCGGCTCCGGCACGACGAACTGCACCGGCACCAACGCCAACAACGTCACCGTCAACGACAACGCGACGGTCACCAGCAGCATCGCGATCGCCGGCTGCACCGGTACCGCCTCGTCGACCAGCAAGGTCGCCGTGCAGATCGTGCACACCTACGTCGGTGACCTCGTCGTCAGCCTGGTCGCCCCCGACGGCAGCACCTACACCCTGCACAACCGCACCGGCGGCTCCGCCGACAACATCAACCAGACCTATACGGTCAACCTCTCCACGGAGACCCGTAACGGCACCTGGAACCTGCGCGTCCAGGACGCCGCCTCCGGCGACACCGGCTACATCGACGGCTGGACCCTGACCCTCTAG
- a CDS encoding aldehyde dehydrogenase family protein — MDPVAFHVASRPAHGEGELTVHHPYDGRVVGRTTLATAGQVEAAVAAAAGVAAEVAALPAHARAAALDHVSRRLAERAEEFARLITAENGKPLKWARAEVGRAVSTFRWAAEEARRFSGELQRLDTDPAATGRIALVRRAPKGPVLGIAPFNFPLNLVAHKVAPAIAVGAPIIVKPAPATPLSALLLGELLAETDLPEGTFSVLPLPNERAAELVTDPRLPVVSFTGSGPVGAAIRRSVPEKHVTLELGGNAAAVICEDWNTAEDLTFAAHRIATFSNYQAGQSCIAVQRVYVHEWLYDAFLPRLVAAVQELRVGDPSDPLTDVGPLISADAARRVEAWVDEAVTAGATIELGGRRDGATYPPTVLSGVPADARVCAEEVFGPVLVVARVAHDQAAFAAVNDSAYGLQAGVFTHRLDTAFAAHRALEVGGVIVGDVPSYRADQMPYGGVKGSGVGREGVRSAMEDYTEPRVMVLTGLSL, encoded by the coding sequence GTGGACCCGGTCGCCTTTCATGTCGCCTCCCGCCCCGCACACGGCGAGGGCGAGCTGACCGTCCACCACCCGTACGACGGGCGCGTCGTCGGTCGTACCACCCTCGCCACCGCCGGCCAGGTCGAAGCGGCCGTCGCGGCAGCCGCCGGGGTGGCCGCGGAGGTCGCGGCCCTGCCCGCCCACGCCCGCGCGGCGGCCCTGGACCACGTGTCCCGGCGGCTCGCCGAGCGGGCCGAGGAGTTCGCGCGGCTGATCACCGCCGAGAACGGCAAGCCGTTGAAGTGGGCCCGCGCCGAGGTCGGCCGCGCCGTCTCGACCTTCCGCTGGGCCGCCGAGGAGGCCCGGCGCTTCTCCGGCGAGCTGCAACGCCTCGACACCGACCCCGCCGCCACCGGGCGGATCGCCCTGGTCCGGCGGGCGCCCAAGGGGCCGGTGCTCGGCATCGCGCCGTTCAACTTCCCGCTGAACCTCGTCGCGCACAAGGTCGCCCCGGCCATCGCGGTCGGCGCCCCGATCATCGTCAAGCCCGCCCCCGCCACCCCGCTGTCGGCGCTGCTGCTGGGCGAGCTGCTCGCCGAGACCGACCTGCCGGAGGGGACGTTCTCGGTCCTGCCGCTACCGAACGAGCGCGCCGCCGAGCTGGTCACCGACCCCCGGCTGCCGGTGGTCTCGTTCACTGGCTCCGGGCCGGTCGGCGCGGCGATCCGCCGCTCGGTGCCCGAGAAGCACGTCACCCTGGAGCTGGGCGGCAACGCCGCCGCCGTGATCTGCGAGGACTGGAACACCGCCGAGGACCTGACCTTCGCCGCGCACCGCATCGCGACGTTCTCCAACTACCAGGCCGGCCAGTCGTGCATCGCCGTGCAGCGGGTCTACGTGCACGAATGGCTCTACGACGCGTTCCTGCCCCGCCTCGTCGCGGCGGTGCAGGAGCTGCGGGTCGGCGACCCGTCCGACCCCCTCACCGACGTCGGGCCGCTGATCTCCGCCGACGCCGCCCGCCGGGTCGAGGCGTGGGTGGACGAGGCCGTCACCGCCGGCGCCACCATCGAGCTGGGCGGCCGGCGCGACGGCGCGACCTACCCGCCGACCGTGCTCTCCGGCGTGCCGGCGGACGCCAGGGTCTGCGCCGAGGAGGTCTTCGGGCCCGTGCTGGTGGTCGCCCGCGTCGCGCACGACCAGGCCGCGTTCGCCGCCGTCAACGACTCGGCGTACGGGTTGCAGGCGGGGGTCTTCACTCACCGCCTCGACACGGCCTTCGCGGCGCACCGCGCCCTGGAGGTGGGCGGGGTGATCGTCGGCGACGTGCCGTCGTACCGGGCCGACCAGATGCCGTACGGCGGGGTGAAGGGCAGCGGCGTCGGGCGGGAGGGCGTGCGCAGCGCCATGGAGGACTACACGGAGCCCCGGGTCATGGTGCTGACCGGCCTGTCGCTGTAG